One genomic window of Cydia splendana chromosome 16, ilCydSple1.2, whole genome shotgun sequence includes the following:
- the LOC134798322 gene encoding uncharacterized protein LOC134798322, whose translation MTQYIAGLICALVLAAFMVVWFAYCMFVRERHKDEHHYNISDIIKRNTILSELEACETTEEKKSGLVAGVFILPSRHKHKEKEKEEKDDYDKRPDYPESPVPLQLSTEKLVELLNDGEKDDFYKDGTLEIGSNATYISDV comes from the exons ATGACCCAGTACATCGCTGGCTTGATCTGCGCGCTAGTCCTG GCCGCTTTTATGGTCGTCTGGTTTGCTTACTGCATGTTCGTAAGAGAACGCCATAAGGACGAGCATCATTACAACATTTCGGATATAATAAAGAGGAATACGATACTATCAGAGCTTGAAGCTTGCGAGACGACAGAAGAGAAGAAGAGTGGGCTGGTGGCTGGTGTATTTATTCTTCCGTCGCGGCACAAGCATAAGGAGAAGGAGAAGGAAGAGAAAGATGATTACGACAAGAGACCAGATTACCCGGAGAGTCCAGTGCCTTTACAATTGAGCACAGAGAAGCTAGTGGAATTGTTGAACGACGGTGAGAAAGATGACTTTTATAAGGACGGCACGCTTGAGATAGGCTCTAATGCGACTTATATTAGTGATGTTTAG
- the LOC134798331 gene encoding uncharacterized protein LOC134798331: protein MDYRLTILVCIVLFALVSASPVREKRDIMESMKGAWNDMVKTLSDASDAVVHVFKPTERSVVNKMADGIKDLTN, encoded by the exons ATGGATTACCGATTAACAATCTTGGTGTGCATT GTCCTCTTCGCCCTCGTGTCGGCCTCACCCGTCCGAGAGAAGCGCGACATCATGGAGTCGATGAAAGGCGCTTGGAACGACATGGTGAAGACGCTCAGCGACGCGAGCGACGCCGTCGTGCACGTCTTCAAGCCTACCGAGCGCAGCGTTGTCAACAAAATGGCCGACGGGATCAAAGATCTGACCAACTGA